In gamma proteobacterium HIMB55, the genomic stretch AAAGTGAAGCGAGGCTTCCGTGTTATCCCTAAACTCTACTGCACAGTGCTTACCCACGCGCGCATACAACTCCTCAGGCGCAATGAACCCTCTCGATGGCGGCACGAGCGGGCGCCGAGGATCTACACCGTACTCTTCGTAACGATTATTAACCTCTCCCCAAAATCGCTTAGCTGAGTCGAAGTTATTACCAACCATGACGAGTGGGATATCGCTCGGTAAATAATCGAAGAGTGACTCGCACTCGTCGAAGAACAGAGGCATGTAATATTCGGCGCCCTGAGGTGCTCGGCCTTGGCTAACTTCTAAAAAGACACTGCATTTTTCAGGGTCACCATCAAAACTGCGATACCAGTCAATCTTGAATCGTTCGATCGCATCTGTGTGTAGCGGGTATTCGCGCGCTGGCAGAAGGTCAATGCGCTCAAGGCGTTCACTTGTGCGTTGCGTATCCGGGTCAAAGCTTCTGAGTGTCTCTATTTCCCCATCGAACAGGTCGATGCGCAGCGGTGTTTCACTGCCCATGGGGAAGACATCTAGGAGTGAACCGCGCGTGGCAAATTCGCCGTGCTCGAAAACGGTATCGACGCTTCGGTAGCCGTTTTTGGTCAGATTCCGAGTGAAACGCTGAATATCGAGTTCCTCACCCAGCGCCAAGCTCAATACACCGGTCTCCACAAAATGGCGGGGCGGGACCCGGTGCATGAGCGTTGTTATGGATACGATGACAATGCCTTCCGTAAGGGACGGTAAGCGCGAGAAGGCCTTCAACCGATCCGAGATAATATCTTCGTGCGGTGAGAAATTATCGTAGGGGAGGGTTTCCCAGTCCTGAAGCAGAATGATCTCCTGGGCCGCATCCATGAAAAAGGGGAGCTCAGCGGCGAGCGTATGCGCTGAAGCAGTGTTTTCTGTGATAACGAGAATCAGCGGCGTTGTTTTTGCGAGTTCAGCAACAAAGTGAGACTGTGCTGCGCCACACACTGGTCCAATGGCAGTCCGCTTACCTATTGCGTTTGGCCAGGGAAGGGTGGATTGGATATCGAAAAACGAGGTCATGGTTGCTCCTAATGGGGAGCGGGATTTTACTTGTCACCTTAGTCGCTTACTAGGCCTGAACGGTTGCTGTTCGGGTGGTCTCGGAGCGATAATCACAGAACACTCACACTCCGGCCCGCTAAGAGGCCATTTAACGAAAGGAAAAAGCATGGCGCCCCAAAGAAAGCGCCAGCGTCCTGACGACTATTTCGTGGATTGGAAGGAGCGAGAAGCTCTGGCTGAATCCATGATTCCGATCGTCGGTGCACTGGCCCGCGAAAAAAATGTTAAGTGCTACATTTACGGCAAGTCGCTCGTGAACTTAAGTGTTCTCGATATCATGAAAGCCCACCGTTGGGTGCGGCAGGTCGAGGATAACGAGCTATCCGAGTTCGAAACCATTCGCATTCTAGAGACAATGGCTAAACTCAATCTCGGCCCATCACATATCGATATCGGTCGCCTTTCGATAGAGTATTTCGATAAGGAGCAGGGCGCGGGTGCCTCGCTCGATGACTTCGTCGCCGATCGATTGTCACACCTCGTTGACTCAACAGAACGTCCCGAGGGTCCAGTCGATGTTGTCTTGTTTGGCTTCGGCCGCATTGGTCGGCTGATGGCCCGTATTCTCGTCGCCAAGACAGACGGTGGTGACAACCTCCGTTTGCGTGCCATCGTCGTTCGCAAGGGAAGCGCCCCAGACGATCTGGTAAAACGTGCCAGCCTGCTGCGTCGAGATTCGGTACATGGCGTTTTCCAAGGCACGATTAGGGTCGATGAAGAGCGACAATCGTTTGTTGCCAATGGCAATGAAATTAAGGTGATTTATGCAAATGCGCCTGAGGACGTTGACTACGAAGCACACGGCATAACGAACTGTCTTGTTGTAGACAACACAGGCGTTTGGCGAGATCGAGATGGACTATCGCGTCACTTGAGCGCCAAAGGTGTTAGCAAAGTCATCTTGACCGCACCAGGCAAAGGCGACATCAAGAACATCGTTGCGGGCATCAATCACCAAGACATTGAGGCCGGTGATACCGTACTTTCCGCAGCATCTTGCACGACCAATGCGATTGTTCCGCCTTTAAAGGCCATCCACGATGAATTCGCTATCGAGTCGGGCCATGTAGAGACAGTTCACGCCTTTACTAACGACCAAAATCTGATCGACAACTACCATAAGGCAGATCGCAGGGGCCGCAGCGCACCTTTGAATCTCGTACTGACCGAGACTGGCGCTGCAAAAGCCGTAGCAAAAGTACTTCCAGAGCTGACAGGTAAGTTGACGGGTAACGCCATTCGCGTGCCTACGCCGAACGTTTCTATGGCTATTCTAAACGTGACCCTATCCAAGGCGACGACAAAAGACGAGCTGAATGAGTTCATGCGGCAAACCGCCTTGCACTCTGCATTCCGCAAACAAATCGATTTTTCCAACTCGCCCGAGGTGGTATCGACTGATTTTGTGGGCTCTCGGGCCGCTTGTGTTTTCGACGCTCAGGCCACCATCGTTAACGGTCGCCATGCGGTTTTGTATCTCTGGTACGACAATGAATACGGCTATAGCTGTCAGGTTTATCGCGTTCTAGAGAAGATGGCTGGCATCAAATACCTCACCTATCCTCCTACTGATACGGGCGGACTATAACAGCCCAATCAGGTCATCAATCAGATGGCGATTTTTACCGTCATCTGAATTGCACAGAGTTGTGGTAACTCGGCGTCAGCTTCGTTAGAATTCGCGGCGCCGGATTTATACAAAACTGAGCTGATAACAGCCGCCGGCAAACCTGTAGTTCACTTCACTGGGGGGAGTGGCCACGCTCACATCAGACAACGTCTGATTCGCTTCGGTGCAAGCTGACTACACGACAGCTAGCGGAGGCGCGTGCGCGCGTTATGCGAACGATGATAGGGAAGGGCATGATAAAAATTCGCCGGGGACTCGATATCCCATTGGCAGGCGCTCCAGAGCAGTCGATTGCTCGTGAGTTCTCGCCACGTAATGTAGCGCTCGTTGGAGCAGACTACATTGGAATGAAACCAACAATGGCTATTGCCGAGGGCGATACTGTCGCCAAAGGGCAAGCGCTGTTTACCGATAAGAAATGCGAGGGGGTGGTTTACACAGCACCCGCATCTGGACGCGTATCAGCGATTAACCGGGGTGCACGTCGCGTTTTTCAGTCCATCGTAATTGAAGTTGATGACTCCATTGACTCGGTTCGTTGGGACGCGATCGCTCGAGACGAGCTAGTATCGCTCCCTTCGGAGGCGGTCAAGGCTAGGTTGCTCGAGTCAGGTGAGTGGACAGCTTTGCGAGTACGCCCGTTCAATAAAGTGGCGGATCCTGCAACCACGCCAGCGGGCGTTTTCGTGACGGCCATGGACACACGTCCACACGCGGTCAATCCCGAGTGGGTCATCGCAGAACAATCCGAGGCCTTCGTAGCTGGTCAGGAAGTGCTCGTCGCATTAGTCGATTGTCCTGTCCACGTCTGCGTAGCAGCGGGCAGTCAAGCCCCCGTTGCGGCGCACGACCGCGTTCAAGTGGCTGAGTTTTCCGGGCCGCATCCTGCGGGCCTTGCTGGTACTCATGTTCATTTTCTTCAGGGCGCCTCGCTGACTAAGCTCGCCTGGACCATCGACTATCAAGACGTGATTGCTATCGGTAACCTCTTCTTGCGTGGAGAGGTTGATACATCGCGTGTGATCTCGGTGTCGGGTCCAGCCGCAACCAATCCTGAAATTATCCGAACTGCCCGCGGTGCTGACATCGAAGCCATTACGGCGGGTAATCAGGCCGTTGGTGAGAATCGACTGATCAGTGGTGCAGTGCTTGGTGGTCGAGGAGTGCAAGCGCACTCAGCCTATCTGGGGCGCTACCACAACCAAGTTTCTATCTTGTCAGAGGGCAGAGACCGGGTCTTCATGGGCTGGCTAGCACCCGGCACGAAAAAGCATTCTGCGATGGGTATTTATCTATCCAGCCTCTTCGGCCGGAAGCCGCTCGCTATGACAACAACCACGAATGGGTCCGAGCGTGCAATGGTGCCCGTAGGCGCCTACGAGCGCGTTATGCCGCTCGATGTGTTACCGACGCAACTCCTCCGCGCATTGTTGGTGGGAGACACCGAGACGGCGCAAGCCCTGGGTTGCTTGGAGCTCGACGAAGAAGATTTGGCCCTGTGTACCTATGTGTGCCCAGGAAAATATGAATATGGTCCAGTTTTGCGAGACAACCTGGCGCGGATTGAGAAAGAGGGATAAGTCGTGGGATTACGCAGTACGTTAGACAATCTTGAGCCTCATTTTAAACCGGGCGGGAAATACGAGTCCTGGTACGCGCTGTACGAGGCCGTGGATACCATTTTCTACAGCCCATCGAGTGTGACAAAAGCATCTGCCCACGTTCGTGACGGTATCGACCTTAAGCGCATCATGATCACGGTGTGGTTCTGCACCTTCCCAGCCATGTTTTACGGTATGTATAACATTGGTTATCACGCTAATGAGGTTATTGTTGCAGGCGGTTATGCGCTGGAAGGTTGGCGTGGCGCGGTAGTTGCCAGCTTGGGTGGCTTCGATCCGAACAGCCTGTGGGATAACTTCCTCTACGGCGCGGTCCATTTCCTCCCGCTATACGCTATTACCTTCGCGGTGGGTGGTTTCTGGGAAGTGCTGTTTGCCATGAAGCGTGGCCACGAAATTAACGAAGGCTTCTTCGTCACCTCTATCCTGTTCACCCTGACACTGCCGCCCGATCTTCCACTTTGGCAAGCGGCGATGGGCATTACCTTCGGTATTGTCGTTGCCAAGGAAGTATTTGGTGGCACAGGTAAGAATTTCTTGAATCCGGCGCTCACTGGCCGTGCCTTCCTCTATTTTGCCTACCCTGCACAGCTTTCTGGCGACACAGTGTGGACGGCCGTGGACGGTTACTCAGGTGCGACAGCCCTCAGCGTTGTTGCGAACGACGGTATGGCGGGTCTCACTTCAGCCTACACATGGTCAGAAGCATTTTTGGGCGCCATGCCAGGTTCGATTGGGGAGACTTCCACGCTTGCGATCATGATCGGCGGCGGTGTTCTCTTGCTGATGGGTATTGCGTCATGGCGGGTTGTAGCTGGCTGCTTCGCAGGCATGATTGGCTTCTCGTTGCTGCTCAACGCGATTGGCTCAGATACCAACCCCATGTTCGCAATGCCTTGGTA encodes the following:
- a CDS encoding NADH:ubiquinone oxidoreductase, Na(+)-translocating, B subunit (PFAM: NQR2, RnfD, RnfE family~TIGRFAM: NADH:ubiquinone oxidoreductase, Na(+)-translocating, B subunit), which encodes MGLRSTLDNLEPHFKPGGKYESWYALYEAVDTIFYSPSSVTKASAHVRDGIDLKRIMITVWFCTFPAMFYGMYNIGYHANEVIVAGGYALEGWRGAVVASLGGFDPNSLWDNFLYGAVHFLPLYAITFAVGGFWEVLFAMKRGHEINEGFFVTSILFTLTLPPDLPLWQAAMGITFGIVVAKEVFGGTGKNFLNPALTGRAFLYFAYPAQLSGDTVWTAVDGYSGATALSVVANDGMAGLTSAYTWSEAFLGAMPGSIGETSTLAIMIGGGVLLLMGIASWRVVAGCFAGMIGFSLLLNAIGSDTNPMFAMPWYWHMVIGSFAFGAFFMATDPVSAAMTNGGRWAYGALIGVMCVLIRVVNPAFPEGMMLAILFANLFAPLFDNFVVQANIKRRLARVS
- a CDS encoding NADH:ubiquinone oxidoreductase, Na(+)-translocating, A subunit (PFAM: NQRA C-terminal domain; Na(+)-translocating NADH-quinone reductase subunit A (NQRA)~TIGRFAM: NADH:ubiquinone oxidoreductase, Na(+)-translocating, A subunit), which gives rise to MIKIRRGLDIPLAGAPEQSIAREFSPRNVALVGADYIGMKPTMAIAEGDTVAKGQALFTDKKCEGVVYTAPASGRVSAINRGARRVFQSIVIEVDDSIDSVRWDAIARDELVSLPSEAVKARLLESGEWTALRVRPFNKVADPATTPAGVFVTAMDTRPHAVNPEWVIAEQSEAFVAGQEVLVALVDCPVHVCVAAGSQAPVAAHDRVQVAEFSGPHPAGLAGTHVHFLQGASLTKLAWTIDYQDVIAIGNLFLRGEVDTSRVISVSGPAATNPEIIRTARGADIEAITAGNQAVGENRLISGAVLGGRGVQAHSAYLGRYHNQVSILSEGRDRVFMGWLAPGTKKHSAMGIYLSSLFGRKPLAMTTTTNGSERAMVPVGAYERVMPLDVLPTQLLRALLVGDTETAQALGCLELDEEDLALCTYVCPGKYEYGPVLRDNLARIEKEG
- a CDS encoding glyceraldehyde-3-phosphate dehydrogenase, type I (PFAM: Glyceraldehyde 3-phosphate dehydrogenase, C-terminal domain; Glyceraldehyde 3-phosphate dehydrogenase, NAD binding domain~TIGRFAM: glyceraldehyde-3-phosphate dehydrogenase, type I); this encodes MAPQRKRQRPDDYFVDWKEREALAESMIPIVGALAREKNVKCYIYGKSLVNLSVLDIMKAHRWVRQVEDNELSEFETIRILETMAKLNLGPSHIDIGRLSIEYFDKEQGAGASLDDFVADRLSHLVDSTERPEGPVDVVLFGFGRIGRLMARILVAKTDGGDNLRLRAIVVRKGSAPDDLVKRASLLRRDSVHGVFQGTIRVDEERQSFVANGNEIKVIYANAPEDVDYEAHGITNCLVVDNTGVWRDRDGLSRHLSAKGVSKVILTAPGKGDIKNIVAGINHQDIEAGDTVLSAASCTTNAIVPPLKAIHDEFAIESGHVETVHAFTNDQNLIDNYHKADRRGRSAPLNLVLTETGAAKAVAKVLPELTGKLTGNAIRVPTPNVSMAILNVTLSKATTKDELNEFMRQTALHSAFRKQIDFSNSPEVVSTDFVGSRAACVFDAQATIVNGRHAVLYLWYDNEYGYSCQVYRVLEKMAGIKYLTYPPTDTGGL